In the Mytilus trossulus isolate FHL-02 chromosome 1, PNRI_Mtr1.1.1.hap1, whole genome shotgun sequence genome, one interval contains:
- the LOC134705093 gene encoding heat shock 70 kDa protein 12A-like — protein MVNEKYRIVLTKLVGGPVLKQFKREQGADYNEMMRDFERKKKTYKLNSAETVNTRFPVSLKDIIADSVDSSIESIINESTFKGEISTKRDKMYIKPNLFLTFFKESCNLTVEEIRSVLNHPRCEDVSAIMMVGGFSESEVLQDAVKKAFPKLDVFVPVDGGLSVLKGTVIYGHNPNIVASRVCNYTYGVSLSVPFKTGVHPESKRYTWDKEDWCRHVFHVCFTADEDVKIGDIRQIELNDTFVTADSQCRRTHPLRAEIYISDKQDPKYVTDDGCQKHAVIHVKPPGGQWPEQVFGWVELKVAGTEMIGTYVNATTKERTSTKFEFLPSGYKFTKGEKKRLFDPAASE, from the coding sequence ATGGTCAATGAGAAATATAGAATTGTTCTCACAAAACTTGTTGGAGGTcctgttttaaaacaatttaaaagggaACAAGGAGCAGATTATAATGAGATGATGAGAGATTTTGAGCGTAAGAAGAAGACATATAAATTAAACAGTGCAGAAACTGTTAATACTAGATTTCCTGTTTCACTAAAAGATATTATAGCCGATTCTGTAGATAGTTCGATTGAGAGTATAATAAACGAATCGACTTTTAAAGGTGAAATAAGCACAAAACgtgataaaatgtatataaaaccCAATTTGTTTCTAACATTTTTCAAGGAATCATGTAATCTGACAGTCGAAGAAATCAGATCTGTTCTCAACCATCCACGTTGCGAAGACGTCTCCGCTATAATGATGGTTGGTGGGTTCTCAGAGTCTGAAGTTTTACAAGATGCTGTCAAAAAAGCATTTCCAAAATTAGACGTTTTTGTTCCGGTAGATGGAGGTCTTTCTGTTCTTAAAGGTACTGTCATTTATGGACATAATCCAAACATCGTTGCTTCGCGAGTATGTAACTATACATACGGTGTTAGTTTAAGTGTTCCGTTCAAAACAGGGGTTCATCCTGAAAGCAAAAGATATACTTGGGATAAAGAAGACTGGTGCCGGCatgtatttcatgtatgttttaCGGCCGATGAGGATGTTAAGATAGGGGATATTAGACAAATTGAACTGAACGACACGTTTGTTACCGCAGATTCTCAATGTAGACGAACACACCCGCTCAGAgcagaaatatatatttctgataAGCAAGATCCAAAGTATGTTACAGATGATGGCTGCCAAAAACATGCCGTTATTCACGTGAAACCACCCGGGGGACAGTGGCCTGAACAGGTCTTTGGGTGGGTAGAACTAAAAGTAGCGGGAACTGAAATGATTGGAACCTATGTAAATGCCACAACAAAAGAACGGACTTCAACTAAGTTTGAATTTCTACCTTCAGGTTACAAATTCACCAAAGGAGAAAAGAAAAGATTGTTTGATCCCGCGGCCTCCGAATGA